The Streptomyces luteogriseus genome includes a window with the following:
- a CDS encoding beta-galactosidase, which yields MPETTPRGLTRLAFGGDYNPEQWPESVWQEDVRLMREAGVTLVSVGIFSWALLEPSPGRYDFGWLDRLLDLLHEHGIRVDLGTPTVVPPVWFYRAHPEALPVTAEGVRYEFGSRAAICHSNADYRGAAATITTKLAERYGDHPALAMWHVHNEYGVPVSACYCASCAAHFRRWLETTYGTVDAVNEAWGTAFWGQRYAALEDINPPRLTPAAVNPAQALDYKRFADATMRENFVAERDILHRLSPGVPVTTNFMTALSQCDSVDYWAWGREVDLVTNDHYLITDGRRTHVNLAMAADLTRSVAGGAPWLLLEHSTSGVNWQPRNPAKAPGQMARNSLAHVARGSEGALFFQWRQSRRGAEKFHSAMVPHGGTDTRVWREVVELGASIEALSEIRGTRTEADVAVLWDWHSWWAQNLDWRPSVDHEARERADAFYEALYDRHLTVDFAHPEADVSRYPLVVVPALYLMTEAAGRNLKAYVEQGGTLVVSYFSGIVDEHDAVHEGAYPGPLRDVLGLTVEEFSPLLPGERVRVTGPDGTELAADVWTEFVVPRGAETVLTYADGLAAGLPAVTRHRLGEGTAWYVSTRLGADGLDLLLGRAGEDARLAPRADLPRDVEVVRRTGTSGTYLFAVNHTGTDVKVPLEAAGTELLTGEAATGHLAVPAGAVRIVRLGG from the coding sequence ATGCCGGAGACCACCCCCAGGGGCCTCACCAGGCTCGCCTTCGGTGGGGACTACAACCCCGAGCAGTGGCCGGAAAGCGTCTGGCAGGAGGACGTCCGGCTGATGCGGGAGGCCGGCGTCACCCTGGTGAGCGTCGGGATCTTCTCCTGGGCCCTGCTGGAGCCCTCACCCGGCCGCTACGACTTCGGCTGGCTGGACCGGCTCCTGGACCTGCTGCACGAGCACGGCATCCGCGTCGACCTCGGCACCCCCACCGTCGTACCGCCCGTCTGGTTCTACCGGGCCCACCCCGAAGCGCTGCCGGTGACCGCCGAGGGCGTGCGCTACGAGTTCGGCTCCCGGGCGGCCATCTGCCACAGCAACGCCGACTACCGCGGCGCCGCCGCGACCATCACCACGAAGCTGGCCGAGCGCTACGGCGACCACCCGGCGCTGGCCATGTGGCACGTCCACAACGAGTACGGCGTCCCCGTCTCCGCCTGCTACTGCGCCTCCTGCGCCGCCCACTTCCGCCGCTGGCTGGAGACCACCTACGGCACGGTCGACGCGGTCAACGAGGCCTGGGGCACGGCCTTCTGGGGCCAGCGCTACGCCGCACTCGAGGACATCAACCCGCCCCGGCTCACCCCGGCGGCCGTCAACCCCGCCCAGGCGCTGGACTACAAGCGGTTCGCCGACGCCACCATGCGCGAGAACTTCGTCGCGGAGCGGGACATCCTGCACCGCCTCTCGCCGGGCGTCCCCGTCACCACCAACTTCATGACGGCGCTGAGCCAGTGCGACTCCGTCGACTACTGGGCCTGGGGCCGTGAGGTCGACCTCGTCACCAACGACCACTACCTGATCACCGACGGCCGCCGCACCCACGTCAACCTGGCGATGGCCGCGGACCTCACCCGGTCCGTCGCGGGCGGCGCCCCCTGGCTGCTGCTGGAGCACTCCACCTCGGGCGTCAACTGGCAGCCCCGCAACCCCGCCAAGGCCCCCGGCCAGATGGCCCGCAACTCCCTGGCCCATGTGGCGCGCGGCTCCGAGGGCGCCCTGTTCTTCCAGTGGCGCCAGTCCCGGCGCGGCGCCGAGAAGTTCCACTCGGCGATGGTCCCGCACGGCGGCACCGACACCCGCGTGTGGCGCGAGGTCGTCGAACTCGGCGCGTCGATCGAGGCGTTGAGCGAGATCCGCGGCACTCGCACCGAGGCCGACGTGGCCGTGCTGTGGGACTGGCACTCCTGGTGGGCGCAGAACCTCGACTGGCGCCCCAGCGTCGACCACGAGGCCCGCGAGCGCGCCGACGCGTTCTACGAGGCACTCTACGACCGCCACCTCACCGTCGACTTCGCCCACCCGGAAGCCGATGTGTCGAGGTATCCACTCGTCGTCGTACCGGCCCTGTACCTCATGACGGAGGCCGCCGGGCGCAACCTCAAGGCCTACGTCGAGCAGGGCGGCACGCTCGTCGTCTCGTACTTCTCCGGCATCGTCGACGAGCACGACGCCGTCCACGAGGGCGCCTACCCTGGCCCGCTGCGGGACGTCCTCGGCCTCACCGTCGAGGAGTTCTCCCCGCTGCTGCCCGGCGAACGAGTGCGCGTCACCGGCCCGGACGGGACCGAGCTGGCCGCCGACGTGTGGACGGAGTTCGTGGTGCCGCGCGGCGCCGAGACCGTCCTGACCTACGCCGACGGCCTCGCCGCCGGTCTGCCCGCCGTCACCCGGCACCGCCTCGGCGAGGGCACCGCGTGGTACGTCTCCACCCGGCTCGGTGCCGACGGCCTCGACCTGCTGCTCGGTCGGGCGGGCGAGGACGCGCGGCTCGCCCCGCGTGCCGACCTGCCCCGGGACGTCGAAGTGGTCCGTCGCACCGGCACGTCGGGCACCTACCTGTTCGCCGTCAACCACACCGGCACGGACGTCAAGGTGCCGCTGGAGGCCGCCGGCACCGAGCTGCTGACCGGTGAAGCCGCCACGGGCCACCTGGCCGTCCCGGCCGGAGCCGTCCGGATCGTCCGGCTCGGCGGCTGA